In a genomic window of Cyanobacteriota bacterium:
- a CDS encoding aminotransferase class I/II-fold pyridoxal phosphate-dependent enzyme → MTEKVKSGYKSIVDAYNVDDFKTRAYKVIEVLANYLSGVNDLPVLKWQDPEQAIVSWQSNFDSKSEIEEILKKFIDESNHLHSPRYAGHQVSTPIPTAALAELAYSLLNSPSTIYEMGPASYGIEQAIVCWLAKKLYINTETAGAVLTSGGSLGNLTALLTARQVKAGYDVWKEGVKEDLAIIVSDQNHYSISRAAHILGLASKSIYQVATDDNFKMKITELATVYKQSQKDGKRVIAVCASACSTATGSYDDLNGIADFCEQNDLWLHVDGAHGASVALSEKYKHLIEGINRADSVVWDAHKMMAIPSLITAVIYKNRKESYATFSQEASYLLDHNSIERDTCNRTVECTKPNMAMKLYLSLAIHGEEFFSDYIDYTHDLATRFAELIKQQDDFELAIEPESNIVCFRYLKKELNTVELNQLQKDIREIIIRSGDFYLVKTDLRGQVYLRVSLMNPLTKLEHLEVLLCLIRKAT, encoded by the coding sequence ATGACAGAGAAAGTCAAGTCAGGCTATAAGTCAATTGTTGATGCTTATAACGTCGACGATTTTAAAACACGAGCCTATAAAGTAATAGAAGTGCTTGCTAATTATCTTAGTGGAGTAAATGATTTGCCTGTCTTGAAGTGGCAAGATCCAGAGCAGGCAATTGTAAGTTGGCAGAGTAATTTTGATAGCAAATCCGAGATAGAAGAAATCCTCAAGAAATTTATTGATGAGTCTAATCATTTACACTCTCCCCGTTATGCTGGTCATCAAGTATCAACCCCTATCCCTACAGCAGCACTTGCCGAGTTAGCTTATTCTCTACTGAATAGTCCATCTACTATTTATGAGATGGGACCAGCTAGTTATGGAATTGAGCAAGCGATTGTTTGTTGGCTTGCTAAGAAGCTTTACATCAATACTGAAACAGCTGGTGCTGTATTGACGTCTGGCGGCTCTTTAGGTAACCTCACGGCTTTGCTGACGGCTCGCCAAGTCAAGGCTGGTTATGATGTTTGGAAAGAAGGCGTCAAGGAAGATTTGGCTATTATAGTTTCTGATCAAAACCATTATTCGATTTCTAGAGCTGCACATATTTTGGGATTGGCCAGTAAGTCTATTTATCAAGTAGCTACTGATGACAATTTCAAGATGAAAATAACCGAGCTTGCAACTGTTTATAAGCAGAGCCAGAAAGATGGTAAGAGAGTCATAGCTGTTTGTGCAAGTGCTTGTTCTACAGCGACTGGTAGTTATGATGATTTGAATGGCATTGCAGATTTCTGTGAGCAGAATGATCTTTGGTTACATGTTGACGGGGCTCACGGCGCTTCTGTTGCCTTGTCTGAGAAATATAAGCACTTGATAGAAGGTATTAATAGAGCGGATTCTGTAGTTTGGGACGCGCACAAGATGATGGCGATTCCGAGTTTGATCACTGCAGTGATCTACAAAAATCGCAAGGAGTCTTATGCGACTTTTTCTCAAGAGGCTAGTTACTTGTTAGATCACAACTCTATAGAGCGCGATACTTGTAATCGCACGGTTGAATGTACTAAGCCCAATATGGCGATGAAATTATATCTCTCACTTGCTATCCATGGAGAAGAGTTTTTCTCTGACTATATTGATTACACTCACGATCTTGCCACAAGATTTGCTGAATTAATCAAACAGCAAGATGATTTTGAACTTGCGATTGAACCAGAGTCCAATATTGTTTGTTTTCGATATCTTAAAAAAGAATTGAACACTGTTGAATTAAATCAACTGCAAAAAGATATTAGAGAAATAATCATTCGTTCTGGAGATTTTTATTTGGTAAAAACAGACTTGCGCGGGCAAGTTTATCTGAGAGTAAGTTTGATGAATCCTTTGACTAAGCTTGAGCATTTAGAAGTTTTGTTGTGCTTAATTAGAAAAGCTACCTAA